TGGTAAACTGAGCGTTGGTCAAAGTTTTTTTTGGGGGGATCGTTGGTCCAAGTTGTTGTAACGGCTAAATATTTTTTTACATTGTGAGCGACTTTGATTGACCTGTGTTAAGAAAATAATTTGTTTACATGGAAAGTTTTGGGTCATAACTCACCACACACGCAACAATTTTCGGTACGTACAATTTTGGTCTTATTTCTTGTGCATTGACTTGGCATGGAGCACGAAGCGGTCCTTCATGGCCGCGTAGTAGGCGACCATCTCGTCCCTGCTCGGCAAGCACTTCATCACGGCCTCGTCGGAGGCGTACTCCCCGCGCCACCGGCACAAGGCAGGGTAATCCTCCTCGCGGATCATGCTAGTTTCCacgccggcgacctcctccagcaCGGGGAGCCAGGCGAGCCCGCTGGCGGCGATGTCGAGCAGCCCTATGGAGTCGCCTCCGAAGAAGCGCCTCCCCTCCAGCTGCGCCTCCATGAGCGCCAGGTTCTTCTTGGCCTCCTCCACGAACCCCCTCCGCGTCTCGCCCTCCGGCGTCCACAGCGCCTTGAACAGCGTCCTCGAGCACTTGTCGGAGGCGAACTGCGCCCAgaagcgggaggcggcgcgggcgagCGGGTCGGCCGGCAGGAGCGGCGGGCCCTCGAAGGCCTCATCGACGTACCatggttttcaatttcagtttcagaaaaatttcagcaccaatcgaaatcactgaaattcagtgaatttcagTGATTTCAGTTTTCATTTCAGTCAAATGACCGAAATATTCACTTGAATTCaattaaaaaatttaaaaatattaaaaaatattttgaaaaatattggAATTGTAGTGCTATAATGAaattgctgaaatattttggccgaaacGTAATATTTCAGCGTCTGCTGAAATTActgaaattcagtgaatttcaccgaaatctcactgaaagtgaaaaccatgCGACGTACTCGACGATGACGAGCGACTCGGCGACGGCGCggatgtcgtcgtcgtcgtcgccgtggagGAGCAGGGGTACCTTCTTGTGCACGGGGTTGTGCCGGAGCAGCAGCTCGCTTTTGCTGCGGAGGTCCTCCTGGATGAACTCGTAAGGCACCCCCTTCAGCCTGAGTGCCGCCTCGGCACGGTGCGTGAACGGGCTCCCGAAGGAGCCCAGCAGCCTCACCGGCACCGGCTCGCTCATCTTTGCTTCTCTCGTTTGTGTGGCGAGCTCACAACTCACAAGCAACACGGCTGAAATTATGGCAGGTGTGGTGTCTACCAGATGAGGGCACAATATATGTTGAGTTTCTGGCTTGTCGAACACTCAATTTTCTACTGACAAGACCAAGTCGACAGTCAACTTTGGTAGCATGCGGAATTACTCCCTCaggttctttttaccttttatattaggtttgtccgaagtcaatttcatccaactttgatcaagtttatataaaaaattatagacattcacataacaacaccaatattattagattcatcttgaaatatattttcatattatatttattagataatatagatgctaataatttttaatataaatttggttaaacttaataaagtttgactttcggcaaaaccaatgtgcagagtaaaaaggactggagggagtacattACGTTGGGCACTTGGTGGCGATGGGATCATGATTCATGGGGCAGGTACTCTATTTTATTCATTCATGCGTTGAAGACGAGAGTTTGCTGAAGTTTGCAGTGATGGAGATGCTGATGCCAAAGGTAATGTCTCTGGTTCTCGTTGTCTTGCTCAAGTCTGTTTACCCACTGCCTGCATGTCTTGGACTCTTGGTTTGTAGTGTAAACGCTCTCTGACGTGACGTCTCAATTCCTTGTCGATCCATATAGCCTAAGCATCAATAGTCATGACCAAAGTTCTAAGGGGCGTGCTATGAAGACCGGCCGGGTCGCGAGCCGCCAAATCTGGCGTCATCGAGCGGCTGAGCGTTGCCTTCCCATGTTGTAACAGAGGTCATATTGTTGTAAAACTCATGTTGCAGAAACCTTTTCTTTTTATTGCACCAGAGCTTGTGGCGTGAAGGAGACGTCCCGGCAGTTGTAGGAGGTTGTGGTGGTGGCGGCCATGGCCGGCCACGGTCGAGGCGGGCGGAGGTGTTGGATCGCTTGGCTGAGCACGACGGAGAcaggaggtgagggagtcctgaattaaggggtcttcggacagccggactatatccttcggccggactgttggactatgaagatacgagattgaagacttcgtctcgtgttcggatggaattctacttggcgtggaagtcaagctaggcaatacggatacatatatctccttctttgtaaccgaccttgtgtaaccctagccccctctgttgtctatataaaccggaaggttttagtccgtaggacaacatacaatcataccataggctagcttctagggttttgcctctcctatctcgtggtagatcaactcttgtactactcatattatcaagaataatcaagcaggacgtagggttttacctccatcaagagggcccgaacctgggtaaaacatcgtgtcccctgcctcctgttaccatccgccttagacgcacagttcggggcctcctagccaagatccgccggttttgacaccgacattggtgctttcattgagagttcctctgtgtcgtcatcattaggcttgatggctccttcaatcatcgatatcgatgcagttcagggtgagacttttctccccggacagatctttgtattcggcggcttcgcactacgggccaactcgcttggccatctggagcagatcgagagttacgcccctggacaccaggtcaggtttggaagtttaaactacacggtcgatatccgcaaagacttgatcttcgacggattcgagcccctgcctagtgcgccacacggtcacgatgagcatgatttagctctgccatcagacagtgttcaggagatcgcgtcggcaaccgctccgaccctcaattcggagctagttgcgccatccatggacgggtgggtaGACCCCGCCATGAAGGTCGTATCCTCAGCGgctatcgagccgagtatcgaccttacccttcacgagagccgtgatgccaagctgctggatccttccccggccacggactccgaaccgcctgctcccgtgcctattgaatccgactgggtgccgatcatggagtttacctccgcggatatttttcagcactcgccctttggcgacatactgaactcattaaggtctctctcattgtcaggagagtcctgtccgaactatgtccggcaggattgggatgcggatgacgaagaaattcgtcgcccacccaccacccacttagtagccactgtcgacgatttgaccaacatgctcgacttcgactccgaagacatcgacagcatggacgacgatgcaggaggtgaacaagaaccactgcccacagggcactggacagccacctcgtcacatgacatatatatggtggacacacccaaagaaggcaatggcgacgagacagcgaaggatgacccctccaagaagcaacccaagcaccgacgtcagcggcgccgctgtaagtctcgccaaagcaaaagcgatgACACCGACatgggagataatagcactccggacaatgccgaacacgacaacaatcccctccagcaagatttagggcaggaggatggagaagccagccctcccgagtgagcggcagatggagaggcggaggatgataattacatgcctccctccgaagacgaggcaagcctcgacgatgatgaattcgtcatgcctgaggatcccgtcgaataagagcgcttcaagcgccggcttatagccacggcaaataggcttaagaaaaagcagcagcagattcaagctgatcaagatttgctacctgacagatggactgaagtccttgcggccgaggaatataaactcgaacgcccctccaagagttgcccaaagcgcaggttgcta
The Triticum dicoccoides isolate Atlit2015 ecotype Zavitan chromosome 3A, WEW_v2.0, whole genome shotgun sequence genome window above contains:
- the LOC119272371 gene encoding glutathione transferase GST 23-like, whose product is MSEPVPVRLLGSFGSPFTHRAEAALRLKGVPYEFIQEDLRSKSELLLRHNPVHKKVPLLLHGDDDDDIRAVAESLVIVEYVDEAFEGPPLLPADPLARAASRFWAQFASDKCSRTLFKALWTPEGETRRGFVEEAKKNLALMEAQLEGRRFFGGDSIGLLDIAASGLAWLPVLEEVAGVETSMIREEDYPALCRWRGEYASDEAVMKCLPSRDEMVAYYAAMKDRFVLHAKSMHKK